GACGAAAATGACCGAGCCATCGTTGCCCGAACGTCCAGTCAGGACGTCGGGGTCGATCCTAGAGCGGAAGTGGTAATTGCAACCGCGTCGCTGGAGGTGGGCTTTAACGACCCCTCCGTTGGCATGGTTATTCAGCATAAAGCGCCACGTAACGTTGCCTCCTATTTGCAGCGTAAAGGGCGTGCCGGTCGTTCAAGAACTATGCGTCCGTGGATGGTCGCAGTCCTGTCCGAATTTGGCCGCGACCGCGTCGTTTATCAACGCTATGAAGAGCTCATTAATCCAGAGATAAAAGGACAGTCGTTGCCGATGGGCAACATTCATATCCAGAAAATGCAGGCGGCAATGGCGACACTTGACTGGCTGAGCATAAAGATCCCCGGAAGTAATATCTGGTCATTGCTGAATAAACCGCAGACAAAGCGAGAGTCTCTTGACCATCTTGATCGTATGTTCCACCTGATTACCGCCGTGATCGAACAACATGCGTGGCAGCAGGAGTTAGAGAAGTATCTGTTCTACGCGCTGCGCATCACTGACGAGCAACTTCAGCGTGTCCTGTGGTCGCCGCCCCGTTCGATCATGATGGAGTTGCTGCCGACATTAAAACGACAACTCACCACCCAATGGTCGCGGATGGGCCAACCGGAGGCAGACCGTTCGACGGGACGTTCCCCGCTGCCGGCCTTTATTCCTTCAGCGCTATTCAGTGAACTCAATCTGCCGGAACTGGAGATCCATCTCGAGCGGAAGTTCAAGAAGCGTGAACATTTGCCCTTTATTCAGGGTCTGAAAGAGTTTGCGCCGGGGCGCATTTCCAAGCGCTATGCCGTTTACTCCGACAATGAAGCAGACTGGCTTATCCCGAACAACTTTGTTCCGGCGATGAATTGCGTTTCGGATGTTGATTTTGAAATTGAGCAGGCTTTCGGCGATACCTGGCAGCCCGAGTGTGTCATCGAGTGTGAAGGTCAGCCCCCTATTAGGGTCATTCGCCCGATGCAGGTGCTTACGCGCGCGCTGCGATTCGAGCAAAATCTCACCGAGAAAAGCAACTCGCAACTGTACTGGCATACCCGGTTTAACCCAGACGATCAGGCCGATCCGCTCCCCATTCCTGCCGGCCCGTGGACGGACACCCTCCGCTCCATTACGTTCTTTACCCACCAGAACATGACACCTCTCGACGTCACGCGTTACGCCACCCACGCAACAGCCTCATTACGCAATAAAACCAAGCAACAGGCGCATGTGAACTTCAGGTGGGTCGACAATGGCGAGCCTGTCGGGGTTGGCGTGCGGCAGTGGGTGGATGGCGCCCGGCTCAGATTTACGCTGCCGCCCACTCTGCTGCAACGCCTCCGGCATGACCCGGCCATTCAGCGCGCACTGCGAACGCTCTATTTCCAGCATCGGATCAAACATGAACCACGCTTCGAATATGACACGTTCACCGCTGACTGGATCTACGAGTGCTACCTAGCGGCGGTTACGCGGGAATTGGTCACGCAGTCGTCTCTGGCAGACTCTATCGCGGAATTAAAAACCCCGGACGGCCGACGTCGACTGACTGATATTGCGGACACACTCTTCCAGGCAGAGAATATCTTTGAAAATAGCGAGGATGGTGAAGACGACGCCGAAAGCCAGGAACTGCAGCAACATTTGCGCAGCCTGTTTAAAGAGACCGACATTCTGGACATGGTGGACAGGCACAGCGCGATCCTGACTCAGGATCTCAGTGATGATGTCGATTTTCAGGACTGGCTACAGCATCTGCTGACAACGACCCTTGCCGGAGCGGTCAAACAAACCAGCCACCTGTTGCTGCCGGATGTCGATGAACGCGGTCTGGTGGTGGATACCGAACTCAACGACGAAGTACTGGACGTCTGGCTGACCGAATCAGAACCCGGTGGCTGTGGCATCATTACCCGTCTGGAAGACGTTTTTCATCAGGATCCGGTCTCCGTACTGAATCTGTTTATGCGTAGTTTTGCCGCCAGCGATTACGAGCAGATCGACTACGACCTGTTCGAGATGCTTTCGCGGCTCCCCTCTTCCAGCGAACTCCAGGAGGCCTTGAATGCGATACGTAAGGCCAGTAGCCATCCGCAGCGCCGTGAGGCTAACGCCCACCTCAGAGCGCTGCTGAAGGCGCAGGGATTTGCACTCAGTCACAGTTTTATGTCGGTGCTGCACACGCGGGTACTACGTCCGGGCAGCCAGGCGTCACATGATGCGCAGATGCTTACATATCTCAACGCATGGCGGGAACTGGAAGACAAAGCCGGATACGAAATCGCTCTGAATATTTTTGCCCACACCCAAGCGACGCAAGAACTGCCTGACGCCAGTGTGATTAAAGTTTTTGAGCGCTTTTGCAAAATTCAGGGAATGCTCTGGCAGCGCGGCAATGCCATCCGTCAGTCGGTTCTCAGCTATTACAATCCGTTTAAGTCCGGTAACAACCTGACTGAACGACTGCTGTTAAGCTCACTGTTTCAACAGACGGCGTGCAGCATCAGCATCAGCGAGAGCGACTGGTTAGCGCAGTTACATCACGCCATTACCCAACACGGCTTTGCAGAACTGCATATCCCGCGCGAGGCCCGCCATCGTATTGTGGAAGTGATCTCTCTGGTGCAGGTGACCCCGATTGAGTACTTTGGTTTGCATCTTTATCCCCGCGAATCCGCCGTGGATTATCAGGATGGCAATCTGGTGTTACGTATTGAACTGGCCGAAGCGCTGCTGTAAGGAACGCAGAAATGGAAGAACAACGACAAATTTTCCTGCATGGCCCACTGGGCCAGCGACATTTGCGGGAAATTCTAAGCGCGCAGTTTAGTGGCTTGATCCTCTATCCAGAACCGATCTGGCTGATCTCACCGTGGATGAGCGACTTTGACGTGATTGATAACCGGGGCGGTCAGTGGAGTTTTCTTGATCCTTCATGGGGGGCCCGGATGGTCAGCTTCAAGGAATTGCTCGCCACCGCCGTCAACAATGGTTGTCCGCTCCGCATCGTGACACGTGAAGACACGCGCAGCGTGGTCTTTATCGAGCGGCTGTTGACGCGCTTATCGCCCGATCACGACATGCAATACCTATATCACGAGAACCTGCACGCCAAGGGGTTGCTGACCAAACATTTCTTTCTGAAAGGATCCATGAATTACACCTGGAGCGGCGCAAACCTGAACGATGAGCATCTGTTGTTTTCAACCAATAATACGGTGATTTCAGATGCGTTGATTGAATTTAGCGGCCAGTACACCTTTGGAGACACCCATGACTGATACTCCTCAATGGCTGCGTGACTTCTTTGGCAACGGAAATTTACTGAAGCTGGACAGGTTGCTGGAAAACGTTGAAAACGCCTACCCTGCGGACTTAAAAGCCGTCTTACTGCCGCTCTACGAGAGCGCGACTGACGCTCAGTGGCCGATCATTCTGCCCTGGTGCGATGCTCATCGCTGGGTATTTTTTGCCGCGGCAGAAACGGATCGCACCACGCTGGAGCTCAGCAATGTGTTGAATGCCAGGCTGGGGTCTGCCGATGTTATTGCCGACAGAAAGGTGACTTTCGCCCCGGTGCAGGGAGCGACATTGCTGTCTGAAACGGCTCTGCTGACGCACTGTCCGGCCGGATTTATCCGGATCGAATTACTGCCCACAAAGCAGAAAGATAAACCAGCAAAAGAGCGGGTCTTCGCCGCGCTCAAAGACGTTATCGCCCTGTTTCGTGACAGGCCATCAATCGTACGCACGGTCAAACGCCCCTTTGGGCGGATCTTGAGTGATTTCATTCTGGCGAATAGCCAAAAAGACGAAGCCACAAGCGACGCTTTACTACAGGAACTGAAGAACAACGGCGCGCTTTCGCGACGCAACCTTATGCTGCTCGAACTCCAGCAGGCGGGTAAGTTAGAGAAGTGGGACACGCTGCTGAATCACGATTCGCTTGCTGATTTGGTTCGGGGACGCATTCCCACAACTCTGATGCGGATGCTGCTGAAAGCATACCAGCAGCGCTATTTTACACCCGACAGCCACGGGTATCCGCAGGCCTCCCCGGCGGATCTTCGCCCGCAATGTCTGGCGCTACATCCTCTGTTTACGCAGATGCCTTTTTTATCCCAGGATGAAGCTGACTTTGCGGCGTGGAAAACCTGGGCCACCGGCGTGATGCTTATTGGCGAAGTCGACCTGCTCAACGCGTTGCCAGAACGCCTAAAAACCGACTGGTTGAATGGATTGCACACCTGGGCCAGTCGGCCGTTCAACGTTGTGAGTCCGTCAGCGACGACAGCGACGGCGTCGGTCCCGGATACGCTGCAACAGCTTGCCGCATATCTGCAAACCTCCCTGACCGCAACGCAAGAGGAGATTACCGGCTACGCACAAACGCTCCACACGCTTGATCAGCAGTTGATAGAGCAGGCGATGGCGGTACCGCTGCTGAAAACACTCATCGAGGAGATCCGCCATCTGACCAATCCGCAAATCGTGGGCTGGGATATCTGTTTCTCCCGACTATGTCAGTCAGGAGTCGACAGCAACAGCCTGGTGCAACTGGTCGCGCTGGAAAGTGAAAACTGGCCCGCCGACTCGTTCCATGAAGCGACGATGCTCCAGTTACTATCAAGTCAGGTTCCACCAGACGCGTTCCCGATCCTGCGTAACGTGATGCCTGCCTTTATTGAATGGCTTGAACGTCATCAGTTCAGTCTGAGTAGCACGACGTGGCTAAAGTGGCTGGATGTTCTTGCGATGGAACAAAGCGTCAGTCAGGCGGATATTAAGCTGGCCACGATGGCGACGGACCGCTTCCTACAAGGCTCTGTTAGCCAGGAAGCGTATCAACAGTCCGGTGCCATGCTGGAACTGATCGTCGAACGCGCCAGTTCATTCCGCAACCTGCCAGCGCTGGGCGAGTTGATCGAACTCTTCCTTGATGCTCCGGTGCAGGATCGGGCGACGCTCACCTCGCTGTGGCTCAGTGTTCAGTCTTTTGTGAGCGGAATATGGGCGCGACTGGATCCGACTACTCGTACCGTGATGCGCAACTTGGCGACTGACGTGCTAGGGGAAGGTGCAGAGCGCGTATTTCCGGCTGAGCAGGATAGCTGTACGGCAGATGCAGAAGATGAATTGCCGGACTTATCCGGAGCCAGAGTGGCGATTTATAGCCTGACAGAAGGTGCGGCAAGACGCGCGAAACGGATGCTGGAAACGCTGTTCCCCGGGATCAGAGTGGAGATCAGCCATGCGCACACTGCAACCGACAAGTTGATTAATCAAGCAAAACAGGCTGATTACTTCATCTTTTCGGCAGGCAGCGCCACTCATCAGGCCTTTTACGCGGTCTCAGCGCAGCGCAGAGATTTAATCTACCCGACAGGTAAAGGTGCCGGGTCAATGCTGAACGCGTTTATTGCGCACGTTCAGCAGGTCTCAGCAGTAGTGGCATAAAAAAAGGGGCAAATGCCCCTTTTTTTATATATTGGCGTTCGCTGCTTTGATATAACTTGTGACCAGATAATCCGTCACTAATGAGATATCTTTCGACAGGTTCTGCAGTTCATTCCATTTACGGACGATAGGCTGACCATCAATATCCGTACCGAAGTTCCACGCGCCACTACTCCATGCACAAAGCGACTTGATGCGGTTTAACTCTTCGACAAAACGAGTATAGGAAGGGATCTCAGTCCAGCCAGGTTCACCTTTATAGCCCTGATGTACCTGATCGATTTCATCCATCAGGCTACCCAGTGCAAGAATACCGACGCCGTGTAATAGGCGGGAATAGCGCGGCTTTTTGTCCCAGTCATCGGTAAACACGGTTTCCACCGCCGACCAGAAGTTATTCAGCAGTTTCACCATCTTCCCTTCATCCCCCAACCCTGTCGCAGGGTCACGGAAGCGATACAATGCTCCCTCACGAAGACTAGCATCGATCATTTTGATCATCGAGTTGTCAGCAATAACCCCATCAGGATTGGTTGCCGTTTTGATGCGCCCCGCAAGTGGACCTTCCCCGAAGTTCAGTCGTTGAGTCAGCAGCGAAGGAAACTTACGCATTTGCAGATCGGATGGCAAACGACCGTGGGTATGCGGTGCCAGTTCGTATAACAACGTTTTGGGCAGCGGTTTTGTGGAGTTAACCAGCATAAACTGCTCGCGTTGTTCTTCTGCATCATTAGCGATAAATGCAGAGACCGGCATCATAAACGAGTCAATTTCCGCATCCCGCAAAGCAGCGGTACGTTGTTGGCCATCCACAATAAACCCTGGCTTCTCAAAATCCTTATCTTCGGAGAAAGGTATCACCAGATGCCCCATGTCGCCATTATCTGTAAGTGGTTCAAAACGCACACGCTTATCAAAAGCGATAATCACCGGGTTTGGTATCATCGGATTTGCGCTCTCAATGTAGCGCTGAATTTCGCGAATATGGTTACGTACTTCTGGACGCTGATAACCAACCAAACTCTCTACGCCGCGACGAATACGCGAAATCGCTGCAATTTTGCTGATCTGTTTACCTTCTATCGCAAGGCTATAGAGTTGCCTCTCCTCACCCTGTCGGATTCGCAGGGCGGGAACACGATATTCACTCATGACAGTTCCTCTGAGCGTAATGACAATGTGTGTTGTAAACGGTTGTACAACACCTGAATATTATGGAAACCGCGGCGACGGTTACGTTCTGCTCCGCGGAAAATGATGACGTTGATACCGATGGCTTGGCAAATATTGCACTGGCATTGTTTCCAGGGACGTTCTCCCAACGTACGTTCATAATCCGCACGGATTTTGTCGGCCTCTTTTTCACCCGAATGCAGGCGTTCATAAGCCAGGACTGCATCAAGAGTCTTCTCAAGGGACAAAGCCCCTTTATCGTATTCGAACAGGGCATTCATGGCATCCTTTTCCAGATGCCGTGCAATATCCTGATCAATCACGCCAGATTTAATTTTGCGACTCAAACTTGGATTCGCATCAAACTGAGGGACACGCACAGCGGTATAGGCCGGGCCATCAGGCATATGGTAGTTATTTTTCCGATCTTTGAAAGCCTGCTGCAGCGGTGTAGTTGAGTCAATGCTGGTCACACCAAACTTGATAAAGTCGGCGAAACTCTCTGGACGGGCAATGCCAAGCAAGTGGACACGCGTATCACTTTTCAGCAACGGTTTAATCTCTTCGAGAGTCTCAAGGATCTGCGCCGTTTTCAACGGCACCATCCCCCCCATGGTGATATTTTTATATCCCATGGCCAGCAGAGCCTCTACAGACTGACGATAGGAGATTTTGCTCCATCCATGTGCAACGCCAAAGGCGGTGAAACAAGACCTTTGGGACTTGTTCAAAAACTCTTGAGCCAAGGTCAGCGTGATATCCTGGCGTCGGCGGCATTCAGCCAACACGTCACCACTGAATACTTCACCTGGCTTCTCATAGCCAAAGACGATGTGATCGAGAGAAACGCCATAGTTAAAGCGGGAAGTTTCGTAGAACTCAATTACCTCTTCCACACGGTATGGGGGGACGTCCTGGTTAACATAGGTGAAGGCTCCGCAATCACCCATAGTTTCCATATTTTCCGGCAGGCGGAAAAAGTGCTTCATTCCATTACGGAAGTAACGCAAACGCTGGGCACGAGTATATTTGCTCTCGCCACCGCCAAGACCATCTACTACAGCTTTAGAAACCAGCATACCATCGTAAGGATGAGGAAAAACCTCATGCGGATAATGATCGTCACGTTGACGCACGCGATGTTCGTTACGCGTCTCGCGGAAGAAGTCGAAACTGGGATCGATAAAATCCTGACTATCAGGGAAAAAATACTTTAGCTTCGACAACTTACTCTCCTGTGACGCCACTGCAAAGCCTCAAAAAACGGGGGATTCTACCATGAAACCCAGGCAAGTAGAATTAAGGTTTAGCCTCCATCAGGGCCTTAAACTCAGCCCGGAAACGTTTTTCCTCAAATGAATTTCCCGCGTCGCGAAACTCTCGCAACGCATGTGTTGCACTGATACCAGGTTTTTGTTGCATAAGCTTTAAAATGAAAGACTTAACTTCCTCTGGGCTGCGGCGAATTCCTTTTTTAACCTCACGCTCAGGTAATTCCTTGAGTTCTTCTAATAGATTCAGAGATAACTCATTTAAATCATTGAGTTGTTTTGACGTAAACTCCTTCACAATATATTTTGCCACACTGATATTAAGCATGAGCATATTGCATTTCAACCACTGAGCCATGTTCTGGTTGGTTTTGAAAAAATATGCAGCCAACCTGTCATTTATTTTTTTGGAAGTTATAATAAGCAATTGTTTTTTTGCATCAACCAGATATTCAAGGCCATTAATGATGTCCAACTCAATTGCATTAATATAATCTGGAGAACCGCAGATAATATAATAGTCTTTTTTGTTTTTTTTCATTAACTCTACAATAGATGTAGGATGCTTAGATTTAAAAATAGATCTATTGGTTATTTCTTTCCACCATGTTCTATGAAAACTTTTCCCTACATATTCTTGAGAATACAATGGTATTGATTCGTCATATCCAACAGCAAAGGTCGCTTTATACGGTACTACATTGTCTTTATGGTGAAGGAGGCCCAAGCCAGCAGAAAGCACCCATAAATCAATGGGATAATCATTTAAGATGGCTTTGGCCGTCGCCCAGTGCCCACCTTTATAAAGATCCTCTGAACATACAGTTGCAGATGTAGATATAGCTTCATTCAGAGCATTGCACCAAGAATTCACGAGCACATTTGAAGGGGTTCGGCCTGATGAAAATTGACTCAGACTCAATATATTCCCACTACCGTAGTGTTTACCGTTTGTACATGTTGTTATTAAGTTGATGTTGCTCACAATCGCCCCCCAGAATCGTGTTACACAAGCTACAGGAGAAAAAAGGGGATGACAAGAACGGAGTTATCAGTCCCTGAAAATTTTTTCAGGGACTGATGTTAGTGAGGAATATACTCGAAATACTCATCTTGAGAATGAGAACATTTTTGGCATCGCCTCAGAATACCTTTTTCCTCAAGAGAGAGACAAAAATTTCGACATGACTCAAGAAGGACGTCAGAATTTTCATTTTTATTTTTAGAAATCAAAGCCCTAGCGAGTGTGTCGTAACTAAAACCTCCCGTTGAGTGCGATACAATGCTCATCGCAAGTTGGGTATCGAAAGTTTTCATAGTGCACCTCTGAGTCGCCAGAATAATACAGTTATAAAAAAGAATAGGTTATAGTTCAAGCTGGCTTTTCAAATTTACGCATAGCAAGCGCCAGGAATTATACTATTTACCAAAGTCATAAGGACTAACTTCCTTTTCCCGATTAGCATCCAAAAAATCAGCCCACCACTGCAGCATCAGTCGCCGCTCATCAAGATGCTCAGCCTTATGAATGTAAGCAGCACGTACTGAGTTACGTTCCATATGGCTCATTTGCCGTTCCACTGCATCCCTCGACCACAATCCAGACTCAATCAATGAACTACAGGCCATTGTCCTGAAACCATGCCCACAAACCTCTACCTTCGTGTCATAACCCATAACGCGCAGGGCCTTGTTCACCGTGTTTTCACTCATAGGTTTGCGATGGTCGTGATCGCCAATGAAAACAAAGTCGCGATCGCCACTAAGTTTATGAACGTATTTAAGGATTGCTAACGCTTGTTGAGATAGCGGCACCAGATGAGGCGTACGCATTTTTGAGCCACGCTGGGAGTGTTTTACCCCTTCAATAGCTTCTCGCTCAGCTGGAATCGTCCACATTGATGTTTCAAAATCGATCTCAGACCACCGAGCAAAGCGCAATTCGCTGGAACGAATGAAAACAAGCAGGGTTAGCTCAACGGCAAGACGAGTTAAAGGCCTACCGGTATAGCTATCAATGCGTTGCAGAAGCTCGGGAATACGTTTCAGTTCAAGAGCTGCTCGATGCTGTCTGTTACTTGAAGCAACGGCACCGACCATCTCCTGCGCGGGATTATAGTCAAGCAAACCGCTCTGTACTGCATAACGCATTATTGCCGTAGTACGCTGTAGTAACCGAGAAGCCACTTCAAGTCGCCCAGATAGCTCAACAGCTTTGATGGGTGCTAAAAGATCCCGCGTTTTTAGTTCGGCAATATTACGCTTACCTATGGCTGGAAAGAGGTTGTCCTCCAGGCTTTTGAGCACTCGTCGACTATGTTCTTCCGACCACTTTTTATTTGTGGCATGCCACTCAACTGCCAGTTGCTCGAAAGTTCGGGCTTCTTGCTGCTCAATCTTATCGTTTTTCTTTTTATCTCCCGGATCGATACCGTTTGCCAACAACTTACGAGCCTCATCACGACGAGCTCTGGCATCTGCAAGAGACACATCAGGATAAACGCCTATAGCCAGCATCTTTTGTTTCCCACCAAAGCGGTATTGCAGACGCCAGTATCTTGAACCATTCGGGTGGACGAGCAGGTGCATACCGTTGCCATCAGTGAGCTTGTATTGCTTATCCGTTGGCTTGGCTGTTCTGACTTTGATATCTGTTAGAGCCATGCTTATCCCCTCCCTGTTGGTACAAGCATTATCGAACCGGAAATACCATCATCTGTACCAACATGTGTTGGTAGATGTACGTTGAAGTCGGTTGACCTTGAGAGAGTTAATATAGCGAGAAAGGTAGGTAAATGCTGGATTTTAGACATAAAAAAAGACCTCAGTTGAGGTCCATTTACATACTGTTGGTGCCGAAGGCCGGACTCGAACCGGCACGTATTTCTACGGTTGATTTTGAATCAACTGCGTCTACCGATTTCGCCACTTCGGCACTGAAGAGGTATGCGGAAAACGTTGTGGATTATACCTGTCGCACGCCACCATGCAAGCGGCAGCGTGTGCCTCAGTCGCTAAGTGTTGAAATTTTCAGCATTACGCACTTTAAAAGCAGTATTCATCACATTTCTCCCCCTCCTCTCGCGCCTTAACCCCCCCTTCTTTGAAGCGTCCCATTCCCCCATGCTCTACACTTCCAGTTCAACACCCACCGAGGGAAACACGATGTCCATTATAAAAAGCTATGCCGCAAAAGAAGCGGGCAGCGAACTCGAACTTTATGAATACGATGCTGGTGAACTCAGGCCGGAAGATGTCGAGGTGCAGGTCGACTACTGCGGTATCTGCCATTCCGATCTTTCCATGATCGACAACGAATGGGGATTCTCTCAGTATCCGCTGGTTGCCGGGCATGAAGTGATTGGTCGCGTGGCGGCGCTCGGCAGCGCAGCGCAGGAAAAAGGGTTGAAGGTCGGGCAGCGAGTTGGCGTTGGCTGGACGGCGCGCAGCTGTGGGCATTGCGATGCCTGTATCAGCGGTAATCAGATTAACTGCCTGGAAGGAGCCGTGCCCACCATTCTTAACCGTGGCGGTTTTGCCGAGAAACTGCGGGCAGACTGGCAGTGGGTGATCCCGCTTCCGGAGAGCATCGATATTGAATCCGCAGGTCCTCTGTTATGCGGCGGTATTACTGTTTTTAAACCTCTGCTGATGCACCACATCACCGCGACCAGTCGCGTGGGGGTGATCGGAATCGGCGGTCTTGGGCACATCGCCATTAAGCTACTGCACGCGATGGGCTGTGAAGTGACCGCATTCAGCTCGAATCCGTCGAAAGAGCAGGAAGTTCTGGCAATGGGGGCGGATAAGGTGGTGAACAGTCGCGATCCAGAAGCGTTAAATGCGCTGGCAGGCCAGTTTGATCTCATTATCAACACCGTTAATGTCGACCTCGACTGGCAGCCCTACTTTGAAGCGCTGGCCTATGGCGGCCATTTCCACACCGTCGGCGCAGTGATGAAGCCGCTGCCGGTTCCGGCGTTTACATTGATTGCTGGCGATCGCAGCATCTCCGGTTCGGCGACCGGTACGCCCTATGAGCTGCGCAAGCTGATGAAATTTGCCGGACGCAGCAAGGTCTCGCCGACGACAGAGTTGTTCCCAATGTCGCAAATCAATGAAGCCATCCAGCACGTTCGCGACGGCAAAGCGCGCTACCGCGTGGTGCTGAAAGCCGACTTCTGATGATGTGGCTCAGTCCGGACAGGGGCTGAGCCTATTGTCCATTACGAAACGCAAGCACCGCCTGGCGGCACTGTTCTGTCACATGCTCAATATCATGGTTCACATCGATGCGGGCAATATCGTGTTCATCTTCCTGCGGGCACTCCAGTGCGTCGAACTGGCTTTTCAGCAACCCCATCGGCATAAAATGCCCAGCCCGACGCTGCATGCGCGCCAGAATAGTCTCGTAATCACCGTCCAGCCACAGGAAATGCACATTAGGACTGCCCTGACGCAATATATCGCGATACTGTTTTTTTAATGAAGAACAGACGATAAATCCGGTCTCATTCTTTTTATACAGGCTGTAGCTGGCGTCATTTAATCGTGCTAACCAGGGGAGTCGGTCCTCATCGGTTAACGGAATACCTTCAGACATTTTATCAATGTTTTTGGCCGGATGGAGATCGTCACCATCAATGAATTTAGCCGATAATACCGCGGAAACTTTACTGCCAATTAATGATTTACCGCTACCCGAAACACCCATCAAAATATAACTTTCCCCGGCCATCGAAAAAACTCCAGATTCATATTCCATGGCGCGATACTACGCCCTCTACTTTGGAGAGTTCACGCTTTTTTAGCACCGCTGATGAGAATTACAAGGCGCATCACGTTATGCGTAACATTGTAGCGTAACAATTTTCCAGCGTGACTTTCGTCACAAATGATAACAAACAAAACCGTTTAAATGCTGCCGAGGTTACTACCTGACCAGTGAGGCATTTATGCAAGTCAAAACACAATCCTGCGTTGTCGCGGGCAAGAAAACCGTTGCCATTACAGACCAAAATATTGAATGGGATAATAATAAAGGAACGTTGGTTAAAATTACCCGAGGGGGAATTTGCGGTTCCGATTTACATTATTATCAGGAAGGAAAAGTCGGTAATTTCACCGTCAAAGCACCAATGATTTTAGGCCATGAAGTTATTGGCAAAGTAGTTCATAGCGATTCAAAAGAATTACACGAGGGTCAGTCGGTTGCTATTAATCCGTCTAAGCCTTGCGGTCACTGTAA
This Citrobacter enshiensis DNA region includes the following protein-coding sequences:
- the dpdA gene encoding tRNA-guanine transglycosylase DpdA, which codes for MSKLKYFFPDSQDFIDPSFDFFRETRNEHRVRQRDDHYPHEVFPHPYDGMLVSKAVVDGLGGGESKYTRAQRLRYFRNGMKHFFRLPENMETMGDCGAFTYVNQDVPPYRVEEVIEFYETSRFNYGVSLDHIVFGYEKPGEVFSGDVLAECRRRQDITLTLAQEFLNKSQRSCFTAFGVAHGWSKISYRQSVEALLAMGYKNITMGGMVPLKTAQILETLEEIKPLLKSDTRVHLLGIARPESFADFIKFGVTSIDSTTPLQQAFKDRKNNYHMPDGPAYTAVRVPQFDANPSLSRKIKSGVIDQDIARHLEKDAMNALFEYDKGALSLEKTLDAVLAYERLHSGEKEADKIRADYERTLGERPWKQCQCNICQAIGINVIIFRGAERNRRRGFHNIQVLYNRLQHTLSLRSEELS
- a CDS encoding tyrosine-type recombinase/integrase; this encodes MALTDIKVRTAKPTDKQYKLTDGNGMHLLVHPNGSRYWRLQYRFGGKQKMLAIGVYPDVSLADARARRDEARKLLANGIDPGDKKKNDKIEQQEARTFEQLAVEWHATNKKWSEEHSRRVLKSLEDNLFPAIGKRNIAELKTRDLLAPIKAVELSGRLEVASRLLQRTTAIMRYAVQSGLLDYNPAQEMVGAVASSNRQHRAALELKRIPELLQRIDSYTGRPLTRLAVELTLLVFIRSSELRFARWSEIDFETSMWTIPAEREAIEGVKHSQRGSKMRTPHLVPLSQQALAILKYVHKLSGDRDFVFIGDHDHRKPMSENTVNKALRVMGYDTKVEVCGHGFRTMACSSLIESGLWSRDAVERQMSHMERNSVRAAYIHKAEHLDERRLMLQWWADFLDANREKEVSPYDFGK
- the ahr gene encoding NADPH-dependent aldehyde reductase Ahr; this translates as MSIIKSYAAKEAGSELELYEYDAGELRPEDVEVQVDYCGICHSDLSMIDNEWGFSQYPLVAGHEVIGRVAALGSAAQEKGLKVGQRVGVGWTARSCGHCDACISGNQINCLEGAVPTILNRGGFAEKLRADWQWVIPLPESIDIESAGPLLCGGITVFKPLLMHHITATSRVGVIGIGGLGHIAIKLLHAMGCEVTAFSSNPSKEQEVLAMGADKVVNSRDPEALNALAGQFDLIINTVNVDLDWQPYFEALAYGGHFHTVGAVMKPLPVPAFTLIAGDRSISGSATGTPYELRKLMKFAGRSKVSPTTELFPMSQINEAIQHVRDGKARYRVVLKADF
- the idnK gene encoding gluconokinase, with amino-acid sequence MAGESYILMGVSGSGKSLIGSKVSAVLSAKFIDGDDLHPAKNIDKMSEGIPLTDEDRLPWLARLNDASYSLYKKNETGFIVCSSLKKQYRDILRQGSPNVHFLWLDGDYETILARMQRRAGHFMPMGLLKSQFDALECPQEDEHDIARIDVNHDIEHVTEQCRQAVLAFRNGQ